Proteins from a single region of Cryptococcus neoformans var. grubii H99 chromosome 5, complete sequence:
- a CDS encoding H/ACA ribonucleoprotein complex subunit 3 gives MHLMYTLDERGNRVYTLKKVTAAGKPTKSAHPARFSPDDKFSRHRVTIKKRFGILPTQLPSKPL, from the exons ATGCACCTTATGTACACTTTGGATGAGAGGGGAAACCG AGTCTACACCCTCAAA AAAGTGACTGCTGCTGGCAAGCCCACGAAGTCCGCTCATCCTG CTCGCTTTTCCCCCGATGACAAGTTTTCACGACACCGAGTCACCATCAAGAAGCG ATTTGGGATCCTTCCCACCCAGCTTCCAAGCAAGCCCTTATAA